The nucleotide window CCGCGGTGTTGTTGGCGGCTCGCGTGATCATCATTCGCACGGGGACCACTACCTTTCGTGCGCTATCGGCCGAATGTCCGCACTCGGGATGCGGTGTGTCCATCATCGACACGCCGAGGCTCATTTGCCCGTGTCACGGCTCCGAGTTCGACTTCAGTGGCAACCGACTGGCTGGTCCGGCCCCGACGGGGCTTCGCATGCTCCGGGCCGACTTCAACGAAGCGAACGGTGTCCTTCAGGTGACGCGCAGCATCGCCCCTCAGCTCAGGCCGAACTCTTCCCGCGCCTGACGCGCCGCGCGGCTGTGGACGTCGTCGGCGCCGAGGGCCGTGCCACTCGCGTCGGTAGCGCTAGCGCCAGCCTTCACCAGCTCCAAGGCGTCTTCACGGCGCGCCAGGAGCGTCCAGAATTCACCGGCGTCGGGATCAGCCCCCTGGTCGGCC belongs to Gemmatimonas sp. and includes:
- a CDS encoding Rieske (2Fe-2S) protein, translated to MTSLTRRDVLGLAAALLPIVACGKPSQIVEPPEVDAIPDDAVVITNDSVLVRVERIPALRSIDGAAVLLAARVIIIRTGTTTFRALSAECPHSGCGVSIIDTPRLICPCHGSEFDFSGNRLAGPAPTGLRMLRADFNEANGVLQVTRSIAPQLRPNSSRA